In Anaerostipes hadrus ATCC 29173 = JCM 17467, a single genomic region encodes these proteins:
- a CDS encoding DUF3343 domain-containing protein: protein MRKKELKTVITFETTTQAIGMESACKKHQIAGRLIPVPKEITAGCGMAWMTPLENEESVVQFMSEYEITPQGVFQVEI, encoded by the coding sequence ATGAGAAAAAAAGAATTAAAAACAGTGATCACATTTGAGACAACAACACAGGCGATCGGTATGGAAAGTGCCTGCAAAAAACATCAGATCGCAGGAAGATTGATCCCAGTACCAAAAGAGATCACAGCAGGATGTGGAATGGCATGGATGACCCCTTTAGAAAATGAAGAATCTGTGGTACAATTTATGTCAGAATATGAAATCACCCCACAAGGGGTATTTCAGGTAGAAATTTAA
- a CDS encoding winged helix-turn-helix domain-containing protein: MKSYLPKRFDFRVRVFMEEPDFGKGVAQLLSLTREKGSLSAAYKSMGMAASKAWKILNRAEADLGVKLVERKSGGKQGGGSHLTPEGEDILNRYENFQKEVAEAVKRSFIKNFGNSGET; encoded by the coding sequence ATGAAATCATATTTACCAAAACGTTTTGATTTCAGGGTCAGAGTTTTTATGGAAGAACCAGATTTTGGAAAAGGAGTTGCACAGTTATTATCATTAACAAGAGAGAAAGGTTCTTTATCTGCTGCATATAAATCCATGGGAATGGCTGCAAGCAAAGCATGGAAGATCTTAAATCGTGCGGAAGCAGACCTTGGAGTCAAATTAGTAGAACGAAAATCCGGCGGAAAGCAAGGGGGAGGTTCACACCTTACACCAGAAGGCGAAGATATTCTGAATCGTTATGAAAACTTTCAGAAAGAAGTTGCTGAAGCAGTAAAACGTTCTTTTATAAAAAACTTTGGAAATTCAGGAGAAACATAA
- a CDS encoding molybdopterin-binding protein produces MKLVDTKDAVGTVLCHDITQIIKGVTKDARFRKGHVVKEEDIPVLLSLGKDHLYVWEAGDDMLHENDAARILCDLCKNEGMKESEVKEGKIELSAEYDGLLKIDKEKLFTVNSFGQMMIATRSGNTPVKAGDKLAGTRIIPLVIEKDKMQEVKDRVGDTPILSLLPYKKKKAVILATGNEVYYHRIEDTFTPVVAEKIKEYGAEVTSTKQLPDDNELLTKTILEAIENGAEMVLCTGGMSVDPDDKTPLAIKNTGADIISYGAPVLPGAMFLLAYYKKGDQIIPIMGLPGCVMYSKRTVFDLILPRIMADDKVSAEELAHLGEGGLCLGCKVCTYPNCGFGKGW; encoded by the coding sequence ATGAAATTAGTGGATACAAAAGATGCTGTAGGAACTGTGCTATGTCATGATATCACACAGATCATCAAAGGTGTTACAAAAGACGCAAGATTCAGGAAAGGTCATGTAGTCAAAGAAGAAGATATCCCAGTGTTGTTATCCCTTGGAAAAGATCATTTATACGTCTGGGAAGCCGGAGACGATATGCTTCATGAAAATGATGCAGCAAGGATCCTTTGTGATCTGTGCAAGAATGAAGGAATGAAAGAGTCAGAAGTTAAGGAAGGTAAGATTGAATTATCTGCCGAATATGACGGACTCTTAAAGATCGACAAAGAAAAACTATTTACCGTCAATTCTTTCGGACAGATGATGATCGCGACAAGATCTGGAAATACTCCAGTCAAAGCAGGGGACAAACTAGCAGGTACGAGAATCATTCCACTGGTCATTGAAAAAGATAAGATGCAGGAAGTCAAAGACAGGGTTGGGGATACACCAATCCTGTCTCTTCTGCCTTATAAGAAGAAAAAAGCCGTGATCTTAGCTACAGGAAATGAAGTGTATTATCATAGAATTGAGGATACATTTACTCCAGTTGTGGCAGAAAAGATCAAAGAATACGGTGCAGAAGTGACCAGTACAAAACAGTTGCCAGATGACAATGAACTTTTAACAAAAACAATCTTAGAAGCTATCGAAAATGGGGCAGAAATGGTATTATGCACAGGAGGAATGAGTGTTGATCCAGATGACAAGACACCACTTGCGATCAAGAATACAGGAGCCGATATCATATCTTATGGAGCACCTGTTTTGCCAGGAGCAATGTTTTTACTTGCATATTATAAAAAAGGAGATCAGATAATTCCGATCATGGGACTTCCAGGATGCGTTATGTATTCAAAGAGAACTGTTTTTGATCTTATTCTGCCAAGGATCATGGCAGATGATAAAGTAAGTGCAGAAGAACTTGCACACCTTGGAGAAGGCGGATTATGTCTTGGATGTAAAGTTTGTACTTATCCAAACTGTGGATTCGGAAAAGGGTGGTAG
- the modA gene encoding molybdate ABC transporter substrate-binding protein, which translates to MTKNTIFKEVIWKKPHYYEILHNIFKKVRKLQMKKKFLAVLLAGAMVLGVTACGSNKDSSKSTTEAVKKEETTTITLAAAASLEKCYTEKLIPMFEKENKGIKVEGSYDSSGKLQSQIENGMAADVFMSAATEQMNNLVKGKYISKGDVVELLENKVVLIAPKKGDEKVSSFKDITKADTIALGDPKSVPAGQYAQEILTNLKNWNDVKKKASFGTNVTEVLNWVAKGSASCGVVYATDAASNKDVKVLAEAPADALKTPVIYPVAALKKSKNKDAADKFVKFLQSEKALKVFRSYGFTINK; encoded by the coding sequence GTGACAAAAAATACCATATTCAAAGAGGTCATATGGAAAAAGCCACATTACTATGAAATTTTACATAACATTTTTAAGAAAGTGAGGAAGTTGCAAATGAAAAAGAAATTTTTAGCAGTGTTATTAGCAGGAGCTATGGTTCTTGGGGTAACAGCATGTGGAAGCAATAAGGACAGCTCTAAATCCACAACAGAGGCAGTAAAGAAAGAAGAAACAACAACCATCACACTTGCAGCTGCAGCTAGTCTTGAAAAATGCTACACAGAGAAATTAATTCCAATGTTCGAAAAAGAAAATAAAGGAATTAAAGTAGAAGGAAGTTATGATAGTTCAGGAAAATTACAGAGCCAGATTGAAAATGGAATGGCAGCTGATGTATTTATGTCAGCAGCGACTGAACAGATGAACAATCTTGTCAAAGGAAAATACATCAGCAAGGGGGATGTTGTAGAATTATTAGAAAACAAAGTTGTACTGATCGCTCCTAAAAAAGGTGATGAAAAAGTTTCATCCTTTAAAGATATCACAAAAGCTGATACAATAGCATTAGGAGATCCTAAGAGCGTTCCAGCTGGACAGTATGCACAGGAAATCTTGACAAACTTAAAGAACTGGAATGATGTGAAGAAAAAAGCAAGCTTTGGAACAAATGTAACAGAAGTTTTAAATTGGGTAGCAAAAGGAAGTGCTTCTTGCGGTGTTGTATATGCAACAGATGCAGCAAGTAACAAGGATGTAAAAGTTCTTGCAGAAGCACCAGCAGATGCTTTAAAAACGCCAGTTATTTATCCAGTTGCAGCATTAAAGAAAAGTAAAAATAAAGATGCAGCTGATAAATTCGTAAAATTCTTACAGAGTGAAAAAGCATTAAAAGTCTTCAGATCTTATGGATTTACAATTAATAAATAA
- a CDS encoding sulfate/molybdate ABC transporter ATP-binding protein, whose protein sequence is MSLEVKIKKKLKEFTLESELNVETGCTGLMGPSGSGKSITLKCIAGVETADSGRIVLDGKILYDSEKKIDLPPQKRKIGYLFQGYALFPNMTIEENIKTGLRAKGFPKDEIEQKTNDMMKRFHIEELAKRYPRQISGGQKQRTALARMLVCEPEVILMDEPFSALDEYLREQMQDELSNMLAMLDKPAILVSHSSKEVENLCDKKYHIQRGHMEKATLL, encoded by the coding sequence ATGAGTCTTGAAGTAAAGATCAAAAAGAAACTAAAAGAATTTACATTAGAGTCAGAACTTAATGTAGAAACAGGTTGTACAGGGCTTATGGGACCTTCTGGAAGTGGAAAAAGCATTACTTTAAAATGTATCGCAGGTGTGGAAACTGCAGATAGTGGGAGAATTGTACTAGATGGGAAAATACTTTATGATTCCGAGAAAAAGATCGATCTGCCACCACAAAAACGAAAGATTGGATATTTATTTCAGGGATATGCACTGTTTCCTAATATGACGATTGAAGAGAATATCAAAACAGGATTAAGAGCAAAAGGATTTCCGAAGGATGAAATCGAACAAAAGACAAATGATATGATGAAACGATTTCATATCGAAGAATTAGCAAAAAGATATCCAAGACAGATTTCAGGAGGGCAAAAACAGCGAACAGCGTTAGCAAGGATGCTTGTGTGTGAACCGGAAGTCATCCTGATGGATGAGCCATTTTCAGCGTTGGATGAATACTTAAGAGAACAGATGCAAGATGAATTATCCAATATGCTGGCAATGTTGGATAAACCAGCGATCTTGGTGAGCCACAGCAGTAAGGAAGTAGAAAATCTATGTGACAAAAAATACCATATTCAAAGAGGTCATATGGAAAAAGCCACATTACTATGA
- the modB gene encoding molybdate ABC transporter permease subunit encodes MDISPIIISMKTATIAILFTFILGLLAARWILYRKSDATRIFWDGIFTMPLVLPPTVAGFFLLVFFGSYGPVGKLFENYLGIKIAFSWGATILAAVVMSFPLMYRSARGALEQIDEDLIFAARTLGMSEWSIFFRVMIPNALPGIISGGVLAFARGLGEFGATAMIAGNIPGRTRTLPLAVYSEVAAGNMDAAYQYVLVIVIICFAIVAAMNIYLIMEKKKQEA; translated from the coding sequence ATGGATATATCACCGATCATCATATCGATGAAAACGGCAACGATCGCGATTTTATTTACCTTTATTTTAGGATTATTAGCAGCAAGATGGATCTTATATCGTAAATCAGACGCAACAAGAATCTTCTGGGATGGGATCTTTACGATGCCATTAGTATTACCACCAACTGTTGCAGGGTTTTTCTTGCTTGTATTTTTCGGATCATATGGACCAGTAGGAAAATTATTTGAAAATTATCTTGGAATCAAGATTGCATTTTCATGGGGCGCAACGATCCTTGCGGCAGTTGTGATGTCATTTCCATTGATGTACCGTTCTGCAAGAGGTGCCCTGGAACAGATTGATGAAGATCTTATCTTTGCTGCAAGAACACTTGGAATGAGTGAGTGGAGCATTTTCTTTCGAGTTATGATCCCAAATGCACTGCCAGGGATCATTTCTGGTGGAGTGCTTGCATTTGCCAGAGGACTTGGTGAATTCGGAGCAACAGCAATGATCGCTGGAAATATTCCGGGAAGAACAAGAACTCTGCCACTTGCAGTATACTCTGAAGTTGCAGCGGGAAATATGGATGCAGCATATCAGTATGTACTTGTGATCGTGATCATTTGTTTTGCAATCGTAGCAGCCATGAATATTTACCTGATCATGGAAAAGAAGAAACAGGAAGCGTAA
- a CDS encoding MOSC domain-containing protein gives MEGIIKAVCISEKRGTVKKNINEVNVIKDFGLEGDAHAGKWHRQVSFLSADIVDEFNEKGASVIEGDFGENILAYGIDFKKLPVGTKLICNDAKFEITQIGKECHSHCEIYKRVGDCIMPREGIFAKVLESGTIKVGDKIEVIYPEKDMPYMAAVMTLSDKGSRGERVDTSGPRAAEILKEHGFKIVEEILLPDEEAQIKKHLIRLSDSRQVDLIITTGGTGLSPRDRTPEATLAVADRNVPGISEAIRAGSMTITKRAMLSRGVSVIRKKTLIINLPGSKKAVEESLSFIIDQLPHGLDTLRENTEDCGRN, from the coding sequence ATGGAAGGAATCATAAAAGCAGTCTGTATCAGTGAAAAACGAGGAACCGTGAAGAAAAATATCAACGAAGTCAATGTGATCAAAGACTTTGGATTAGAAGGAGATGCCCATGCAGGAAAATGGCATCGTCAGGTTAGTTTTTTGAGCGCGGATATTGTGGATGAATTCAATGAAAAAGGTGCTTCCGTGATCGAGGGTGATTTTGGGGAAAATATTCTTGCTTACGGCATTGATTTTAAGAAACTTCCAGTTGGAACAAAACTGATCTGTAATGATGCAAAGTTTGAGATTACTCAGATTGGGAAAGAATGCCATAGTCATTGTGAGATATATAAACGTGTTGGGGACTGTATCATGCCAAGAGAAGGTATCTTTGCAAAAGTATTAGAAAGCGGAACAATCAAAGTCGGAGATAAGATTGAGGTCATTTACCCAGAGAAAGATATGCCATACATGGCAGCAGTCATGACATTGAGTGATAAAGGCTCCAGAGGAGAACGAGTGGATACAAGCGGTCCAAGAGCAGCAGAAATCTTAAAAGAACATGGATTTAAGATCGTAGAAGAAATCCTTCTTCCGGATGAAGAAGCTCAGATCAAAAAACATCTGATCCGTTTAAGCGACAGCCGGCAGGTTGATTTAATTATTACAACCGGTGGGACAGGGCTTTCTCCAAGAGATCGTACACCAGAAGCAACTTTAGCTGTTGCAGACCGCAATGTACCGGGAATCTCAGAAGCGATCAGAGCAGGTTCTATGACGATCACAAAACGAGCCATGTTATCAAGAGGTGTCAGTGTAATAAGAAAGAAAACATTGATCATTAATCTTCCTGGAAGCAAAAAGGCAGTGGAAGAGAGTCTTTCTTTTATCATTGATCAGCTGCCACATGGATTAGATACTTTAAGGGAAAACACAGAAGATTGCGGAAGAAACTAA
- the moaC gene encoding cyclic pyranopterin monophosphate synthase MoaC, giving the protein MGEFSHFDQHGNAVMVDVTKKKETTRTAIAQGKIKVNDEIFEKVKEGSMAKGDVLGTARIAGIMAAKKTFELIPMCHLLMLTKCKVDFEMLEETKEIKAVCLVKTIGKTGVEMEALTGVQIALLTIYDMCKAIDKHMVMSEIHLVEKTGGKSGDFVWKES; this is encoded by the coding sequence ATGGGAGAATTTTCACATTTTGACCAGCATGGGAATGCGGTCATGGTCGATGTGACGAAGAAAAAAGAAACAACAAGAACAGCGATCGCACAAGGAAAGATCAAAGTTAATGATGAGATCTTTGAAAAAGTCAAAGAAGGAAGTATGGCAAAAGGAGATGTCTTAGGAACTGCAAGGATCGCAGGGATCATGGCGGCAAAGAAGACATTTGAACTGATCCCGATGTGCCATCTTCTGATGCTTACAAAGTGTAAAGTTGATTTTGAAATGCTAGAAGAAACCAAAGAGATCAAAGCAGTCTGTCTTGTCAAAACAATAGGGAAAACAGGCGTTGAGATGGAGGCACTGACAGGAGTACAGATTGCTTTATTAACGATTTATGATATGTGCAAGGCAATTGACAAACATATGGTTATGTCAGAGATACATTTAGTAGAGAAAACAGGTGGAAAGAGTGGTGATTTTGTATGGAAGGAATCATAA
- the moaA gene encoding GTP 3',8-cyclase MoaA: MKDQFQRTIDYARISITDRCNLYCTYCRPDHEEMLSHGEILRYEEILRVCKILTTLGIDKFKITGGEPLVRKGCSDFIRELKKTDGVNKVTLTTNAILLSKDLVKLAEAGVDGINISLDFMDQEKYKKITGFDGYKQVISVINKAVNIGLNIKINVVLTEWTTMEDIQKFIDYMKDHKICIRFIEQMPLGNKKTTIALTRNEIRKNLKDQGIRFHKTEQRMGNGPAVYETMEGYKGMIGWIEALHGKFCDTCNRIRLTSIGGIKPCLYYEEAGNLRDLLRKDETSDEEIKQVLKEIIYKKPQAHHFEEMPSNSKMYTIGG, from the coding sequence ATGAAAGATCAATTTCAAAGAACCATTGATTATGCAAGAATATCGATCACGGATCGTTGTAATTTATATTGTACCTATTGCCGCCCTGATCATGAAGAAATGTTGTCACATGGGGAGATTTTAAGATATGAGGAGATCCTAAGAGTATGTAAGATTCTTACAACGCTTGGAATTGACAAATTTAAGATCACAGGTGGCGAACCGTTGGTACGAAAAGGTTGTTCAGATTTTATCCGTGAATTAAAGAAAACGGATGGAGTTAATAAAGTTACGTTAACAACCAATGCAATCTTATTATCAAAAGATTTAGTGAAATTAGCAGAGGCAGGAGTGGATGGGATCAATATAAGTCTTGATTTTATGGATCAGGAGAAATATAAAAAGATCACAGGATTCGATGGATACAAACAGGTCATATCAGTAATTAATAAAGCGGTCAATATAGGATTGAATATAAAGATAAATGTTGTGTTGACAGAATGGACGACGATGGAGGATATTCAAAAATTTATAGACTATATGAAAGATCATAAAATCTGTATACGATTTATTGAACAAATGCCGCTTGGAAATAAGAAGACAACGATAGCATTAACAAGAAATGAAATCAGAAAGAACCTAAAAGATCAAGGGATCAGATTTCACAAAACCGAACAAAGAATGGGAAATGGGCCAGCAGTTTATGAAACAATGGAAGGATATAAGGGAATGATCGGATGGATCGAGGCATTGCATGGAAAATTTTGTGATACATGCAACCGTATTCGTTTGACTTCTATCGGTGGGATCAAACCATGTCTTTATTATGAAGAAGCAGGAAATTTAAGAGATCTGTTAAGAAAGGATGAAACGTCAGACGAAGAGATCAAACAGGTTTTAAAAGAAATCATTTATAAAAAACCACAGGCACATCATTTTGAAGAAATGCCGTCAAACAGCAAGATGTATACAATTGGAGGATAA
- the selD gene encoding selenide, water dikinase SelD, whose translation METEVKLTKLAQCAGCGAKVGAGTLAKLLDGIPTRSDERLLVGFDKSDDASVYKIDENTALVQTLDFFPPIVDDPEMFGEIAAVNAISDIYAMGADPKLALNIMCVTKDMPKESIQAILRGGYKKAYEAGVIITGGHTIHDQEPKYGLSVSGFVHPQKFLTNSGARPGDILILTKPLGVGILTTSAKAEFIDQKVMDKIYDQMRQLNKYARDIMVKYEVHSCTDVTGFGLLGHGYEMAQGSDVTIHFMTEEIPYHKEALSMADLGMIPEGAYRNRKYASEGVSKTKKINRALEDILYDPQTSGGLMIAVSENDAKNLLEDLQNTIPCAKIIGYIEEKEEKSIILE comes from the coding sequence ATGGAGACAGAAGTGAAATTAACAAAACTCGCCCAGTGTGCAGGATGTGGGGCAAAAGTTGGAGCTGGAACTTTAGCAAAATTATTAGACGGAATTCCAACAAGATCAGATGAACGGTTATTAGTTGGTTTTGATAAAAGTGATGATGCGTCTGTCTATAAAATTGATGAAAATACAGCACTTGTTCAGACATTGGATTTCTTCCCGCCGATCGTTGACGATCCGGAAATGTTCGGAGAGATTGCAGCAGTGAATGCGATCAGTGATATTTATGCGATGGGAGCAGATCCAAAGCTTGCCTTAAATATCATGTGTGTCACAAAAGATATGCCAAAAGAAAGCATTCAGGCAATTTTACGAGGTGGTTATAAAAAAGCATATGAAGCAGGAGTGATCATCACAGGTGGACATACGATTCACGATCAAGAGCCCAAATATGGTTTATCTGTTTCTGGATTTGTACATCCTCAAAAATTTTTGACAAACAGCGGGGCAAGACCTGGAGATATTTTAATTTTGACCAAACCGTTAGGAGTTGGAATTTTAACAACATCAGCAAAGGCTGAATTTATCGATCAAAAAGTAATGGATAAGATCTATGATCAGATGAGACAGCTCAATAAATATGCCAGAGATATTATGGTAAAATATGAAGTGCACAGTTGTACGGATGTTACTGGGTTTGGATTACTTGGACATGGTTATGAGATGGCACAGGGCAGTGATGTAACGATTCATTTTATGACAGAAGAGATTCCATATCACAAAGAAGCTCTTTCTATGGCAGACCTTGGAATGATCCCGGAAGGTGCTTATAGAAATCGTAAATATGCAAGTGAAGGTGTTTCAAAAACTAAAAAAATAAATAGAGCATTGGAAGATATTTTATATGATCCACAGACATCTGGAGGATTGATGATCGCAGTTAGCGAAAATGATGCAAAAAATTTATTAGAGGATTTACAAAATACAATTCCATGTGCTAAAATAATTGGGTACATAGAAGAAAAAGAAGAAAAATCAATCATATTAGAATAG
- a CDS encoding MATE family efflux transporter, whose protein sequence is MNDLSIKWKDFYKNVFALVVPMALQNLINVGVTAADVVMLGKVSEKVLSGASLAGQIQYIMVLFLFGLTSGATVLTAQYWGKGDKTAIEKILALGIRSAVIITAIFTIAAFTIPASLMRIFTNDPQVITEGVKYLRIVACSYIIMGITNVYLYVMRSIERVIVATVVYLASFSCNVIFNAIFIFGLFGFPALGIRGAAIATLIARIMELVLVCGYAKIYNKDVKFRVHYFLHQDKLLVRDFLVYSLPVVLNEVMWGLGTSANTAVLGHMGSSAVAANSVAQVARQLATVVSFGLSSATAIYLGKTIGERKFDHARAYAKRFIILSVVMGVIGGGLILIASPVVISFLSLSATARYYLKMMFYVMSYFVIAQAFNTTMVVGIFRSGGDTKFGLIMDVSTMWGCSILLGALAAFVLHWSVPAVYVLLMSDELIKVPITLIRYRSFKWLKDVTRDNV, encoded by the coding sequence TTGAATGATTTAAGCATCAAATGGAAAGATTTTTATAAAAATGTATTTGCACTGGTCGTTCCGATGGCATTGCAGAATCTGATCAACGTTGGAGTAACAGCAGCCGATGTTGTGATGCTTGGAAAAGTCAGTGAAAAAGTATTATCAGGGGCCTCTCTTGCTGGCCAGATTCAGTACATTATGGTACTGTTTTTGTTTGGATTAACATCGGGGGCAACCGTTCTTACTGCACAATACTGGGGAAAAGGTGACAAGACAGCGATTGAAAAGATCTTGGCATTAGGGATTAGATCAGCAGTGATCATAACTGCGATATTTACTATCGCAGCATTTACAATTCCAGCATCGTTGATGAGAATTTTTACAAATGATCCACAGGTGATCACAGAAGGAGTTAAGTATTTAAGGATCGTTGCATGTTCATATATTATCATGGGAATTACCAATGTATATTTATATGTCATGCGAAGCATTGAACGAGTGATCGTGGCAACAGTTGTTTATCTAGCATCATTTTCATGCAATGTGATTTTTAATGCGATCTTTATTTTTGGATTATTTGGATTCCCAGCTCTTGGAATCCGTGGAGCAGCGATTGCGACATTGATCGCAAGGATTATGGAACTTGTTCTGGTTTGTGGTTATGCAAAAATATATAATAAAGATGTAAAATTCAGAGTTCACTATTTCCTTCATCAGGACAAACTGTTAGTGAGAGATTTCTTAGTCTATTCCCTCCCAGTTGTTTTAAATGAGGTAATGTGGGGGCTTGGAACATCAGCCAATACAGCAGTTCTTGGACATATGGGAAGTTCTGCAGTTGCAGCCAATTCTGTTGCACAGGTGGCGAGACAGTTAGCAACGGTTGTGTCTTTTGGGCTATCCAGCGCCACAGCGATCTATCTTGGAAAGACGATCGGTGAGAGAAAATTCGATCATGCAAGAGCCTATGCCAAACGGTTTATCATTTTAAGTGTGGTGATGGGAGTGATCGGAGGAGGATTGATCTTAATAGCATCTCCAGTTGTAATTTCTTTCTTATCCTTAAGTGCAACTGCAAGATACTATCTGAAAATGATGTTTTATGTGATGTCTTATTTTGTGATCGCGCAGGCATTTAATACAACAATGGTCGTTGGAATCTTCCGATCTGGCGGCGATACGAAGTTTGGCTTGATCATGGATGTATCAACGATGTGGGGATGTTCGATTTTATTAGGAGCATTGGCTGCATTTGTATTACATTGGAGTGTGCCGGCAGTTTATGTATTATTGATGAGTGATGAATTGATCAAAGTACCGATCACATTGATCAGATATCGCAGTTTCAAGTGGTTAAAAGATGTAACAAGAGATAATGTTTAA
- a CDS encoding DUF6465 family protein has protein sequence MIKKKESSMKTKIEVQFQERNIDVKDTEKLVKENLKAAGVKMNTIVNLDIYYQPEEGDIYYVATTKDGKELSNEEALKIEE, from the coding sequence ATGATCAAGAAGAAGGAGAGTAGTATGAAAACAAAAATCGAAGTACAGTTTCAGGAACGCAACATAGATGTAAAAGACACAGAGAAACTTGTTAAAGAAAATTTAAAAGCAGCTGGTGTTAAAATGAACACGATCGTAAATTTAGATATCTATTATCAGCCAGAAGAAGGTGATATCTACTATGTTGCAACAACAAAAGATGGCAAAGAGCTCAGCAATGAAGAAGCATTAAAAATCGAAGAATAA
- a CDS encoding phosphatase PAP2 family protein, which produces MGFEFQILDKLQTIHTPLLDRFMVAITKLGDAGIVWIILTVILLLIPKTRKSGVYMAVALIADLIICNVILKPIVARIRPYSINQTVQLLVTPLKDYSFPSGHTAASFASVSALYFAGRKRMAAGALIVSVLIAFSRMYLYVHYPTDVLGGLIIGLLCGWIADMIIQKVMEKRSRKSR; this is translated from the coding sequence ATGGGATTTGAATTTCAGATTTTAGACAAACTTCAAACGATCCATACTCCATTATTAGACAGATTTATGGTAGCTATTACGAAACTGGGAGATGCAGGGATCGTATGGATCATTTTAACAGTCATTTTATTACTAATACCAAAAACAAGAAAATCAGGAGTATACATGGCAGTTGCATTAATTGCAGATTTGATCATTTGTAATGTGATCTTAAAACCGATCGTGGCAAGAATAAGACCATATAGCATTAATCAGACGGTCCAGCTGTTGGTCACACCATTGAAGGATTATTCTTTTCCATCGGGACATACAGCTGCATCATTTGCATCGGTCAGTGCGCTGTATTTTGCGGGAAGAAAGAGAATGGCAGCAGGAGCTTTGATAGTATCTGTTTTAATCGCATTTTCAAGAATGTATTTATACGTTCATTATCCAACGGACGTTTTAGGAGGTTTGATCATTGGGCTCTTATGTGGATGGATCGCAGATATGATCATCCAAAAAGTTATGGAAAAAAGATCAAGGAAAAGTAGATAG